In one Armatimonadota bacterium genomic region, the following are encoded:
- a CDS encoding prepilin-type N-terminal cleavage/methylation domain-containing protein translates to MAYPNRVRAFTLIELLVVIAIIAILAAILFPVFAQAKVAAKKTADLSNIKQIGTGVMIYLADYDDTYPQVCWWNSQTGSYWMWSNRAVTGPYIKNRQILSSPSRSQSTVAISAGALPNGETSAPSRSYFVNSLFRTSATPNGQLMFGPTWPSGKEVQGPFGFTNNVGSVENISSSQTAIDQVSDLFVVLNGAEDIESAYGAAAPNTEIYWNNYFEFWNGLDALSWAQGNYYGTANASAKRAWQQFANGNNFGRADSSAKFFRPAALFKGAFLDPKYFVVQPN, encoded by the coding sequence ATGGCCTATCCAAACCGCGTCCGCGCCTTCACCCTCATCGAGCTCCTGGTAGTCATCGCCATCATCGCCATCCTCGCCGCCATCCTGTTCCCGGTTTTTGCGCAGGCAAAAGTCGCGGCAAAGAAGACCGCCGACCTCAGCAACATCAAGCAGATCGGCACGGGCGTGATGATCTATCTGGCCGATTACGACGACACTTACCCTCAAGTGTGCTGGTGGAACTCCCAAACCGGCTCCTATTGGATGTGGAGCAACCGGGCCGTGACCGGGCCGTACATCAAAAACCGGCAGATCTTGTCCAGCCCTTCCCGATCACAATCGACTGTGGCCATTTCCGCCGGTGCCCTGCCCAATGGGGAAACATCGGCCCCCAGCCGCAGCTACTTTGTCAACAGCCTCTTTCGAACGAGTGCCACCCCTAACGGGCAGTTGATGTTCGGCCCCACCTGGCCATCCGGCAAGGAAGTCCAGGGCCCGTTTGGATTCACCAACAATGTGGGGAGCGTTGAAAACATCTCTTCGTCCCAAACGGCCATCGACCAAGTTTCAGACTTGTTCGTCGTCTTGAACGGAGCCGAGGACATCGAATCGGCTTATGGGGCAGCCGCCCCCAACACGGAGATCTATTGGAACAACTACTTTGAGTTCTGGAATGGCCTCGATGCCCTTTCATGGGCTCAAGGGAACTATTACGGCACGGCCAACGCCAGCGCAAAACGGGCCTGGCAGCAGTTTGCCAACGGGAACAATTTTGGCCGGGCTGATTCGAGCGCCAAATTTTTCCGGCCAGCCGCGCTCTTCAAAGGCGCATTTCTGGATCCCAAGTACTTTGTCGTCCAACCCAACTGA
- a CDS encoding ankyrin repeat domain-containing protein, with protein sequence MPPPLNPDLVRDFVIAAHKSLDAVKPLLEETPALLNATIDWRAGDFESAIGGAGHMGHRDIAQFLIEKGARTDLFVHTMLGHTDVVRPMLTRYPQMVECKGPHGISLARHAEAGGEPAKELLDFIKSLIRSAKL encoded by the coding sequence GTGCCGCCGCCCCTCAACCCGGATTTGGTGCGGGACTTTGTCATTGCCGCCCACAAGTCGCTGGATGCCGTCAAGCCGCTGTTGGAAGAAACCCCGGCCCTCTTGAACGCAACCATTGATTGGCGGGCGGGAGATTTTGAATCGGCGATTGGTGGCGCGGGGCACATGGGGCATCGGGACATCGCGCAATTCTTAATTGAAAAAGGCGCCCGGACAGACCTTTTTGTTCACACGATGCTCGGCCACACAGATGTGGTGCGCCCTATGCTCACCCGCTACCCGCAGATGGTGGAGTGCAAAGGCCCCCACGGGATCTCGTTGGCCCGGCATGCCGAGGCGGGCGGGGAGCCCGCCAAAGAGCTTTTGGATTTCATCAAGTCTTTGATCCGGTCGGCAAAGCTGTAG
- a CDS encoding prepilin-type N-terminal cleavage/methylation domain-containing protein: MKRAFTLIELLVVIAIIAILAAILFPVFAQAKVAAKKTQSLSNVKQIATGVMIYATDYDDLNAMSEYGHGDTQILWYATCNPYIKNGRTYLNPVSGVVQSAGVDGIWRSPSFPQNASANPADWEQAQVGGMSYGLHLSIFASNYNSDQSWYPAAQVKPSLSQTQLDNPADKVMMMEKGANVTWAYPWFHPWQQMWIGSIATTPGNEATITRDGVDVYTPGTTVYDPRFDTDCNATTNGNWECAAHARYRFAQTAPMTFMDGHAKAIKKGAIKWYQNLFVRRGDAAGSWTYWYLDGAVPY, translated from the coding sequence ATGAAACGAGCCTTCACACTCATCGAACTGCTGGTGGTTATCGCCATCATCGCCATCTTGGCTGCCATCTTGTTCCCGGTTTTTGCGCAAGCAAAGGTCGCGGCCAAGAAAACCCAGTCCCTCTCCAACGTCAAGCAGATCGCGACGGGAGTCATGATCTATGCCACCGACTACGACGACCTGAACGCGATGAGCGAATATGGTCATGGCGACACCCAGATTTTGTGGTACGCCACCTGCAACCCGTACATCAAAAACGGCCGCACTTACCTGAACCCCGTCTCTGGTGTTGTTCAAAGCGCGGGGGTTGATGGGATTTGGCGGTCGCCGTCTTTTCCGCAAAACGCTTCTGCGAACCCGGCCGATTGGGAGCAGGCGCAAGTCGGCGGGATGAGCTACGGCCTCCACCTGTCGATCTTCGCCTCCAACTACAACTCGGACCAGAGCTGGTACCCCGCCGCCCAGGTGAAGCCTTCATTGAGCCAAACCCAGCTGGACAACCCGGCTGACAAAGTCATGATGATGGAAAAGGGCGCCAACGTCACTTGGGCCTATCCTTGGTTCCACCCGTGGCAACAAATGTGGATTGGTTCCATCGCGACGACCCCGGGTAACGAAGCGACGATCACCCGCGACGGGGTGGATGTTTACACTCCGGGAACTACGGTTTACGATCCTCGGTTCGATACGGATTGCAATGCGACAACCAACGGCAACTGGGAATGCGCCGCCCACGCCCGCTACCGGTTTGCGCAAACCGCCCCCATGACGTTCATGGACGGCCACGCGAAGGCGATCAAGAAAGGGGCCATCAAGTGGTACCAAAACCTCTTTGTGCGGCGCGGCGATGCGGCCGGTTCCTGGACCTACTGGTACTTGGACGGAGCCGTCCCCTACTAG